Genomic segment of Candidatus Bathyarchaeia archaeon:
GGTAGCGTGAAGGACTTGCAGGTTTTAGCGGAGCCTCGAAAGGATAGGCTGGGTTTAGGAAGGTTTGTCTTCTCAGACCGATACTCGGTGTTCGACTGGGGGGAGATGCCAGATCTCATACCTTTTAAAGGCGCCTCGCTTTGCTTGATATCCGCTTATTTTTTCCAGAAAATGGAAGGCGTATGCAATACGCACTACCTCGGCGTTGTCGAGGGAGGTCGAATGAAGGCGTTAGATGAGTTGGAGTCTCCTACTAACGTGATGGAAATAAGGCTGGTCAGGGTGTTAAGGCCCAGGTTGAGGAATGGGGAACTCGACTATACGGTTTTCAAAAAGGAGAGGTCAAACTTCCTGATCCCCCTTGAAATAATATATAGGAACAGCCTCCCCCCAGGTTCAAGTGTCTTTAAGAGGATTCAAAGAGGCGAAGTATCCTACCGTGACCTGGGCTTGGACAGTTATCCAAAGCCTGGATGTAGGCTTGAGAAACCCATCCTCGACGTGAGTACGAAGCTGGAGGACCCAGACAGATACTTAACTTGGGATGAGGCTCGAGAAATCGCTTCGCTCAGCGTCGAGGAGGTGGAGGAGGTTCGGAGGCTTACGTTAAAGGTCAACTCGTTGATCACAGCGGAGGTTCTAAAGGCGGGTCTTTTCAACGAAGATGGGAAGATAGAGTTAGCTTTCGACTCGAATCGAAGACTCATGGTCGTCGATGCCGTGGGGACTCCGGATGAATGTCGATTCACGTTAAACGGCTTCCATGTGAGCAAAGAGGCGGCGAGGGAGTTTTACAGGGGAACTAAATGGTTTAAAGAGGTTGAAATGGCCAAGAAGGCCTGGGGAACGGGGTGTCAAGGAGACTGGAGGTCTCATGTGAGGTTGAAACCTCCCCCCCTCAGCCCCGATGTGAAAAGGCTAATATCCAATCTGTACGCGGCATGTGCCAATGAGATCACGGGTAGGAGATGGTTCGACGTTCCCCAGCTGAGGAGTGTAGTCGAAGAGTATGGGTCGATGGTGAAGGATCGGTGAGCGCTGTTTTAGCTTTAGAGGATCGTACATTCATCGGGGAGGGGGTTTCAGCGTTAAAGGCTTGGCTGAAGTAGAATGACCTTAAACGCCTACATGGCAAGCTACGTGGAGTACTTAAAAAATCCCTCCCTACGCGGGGCAAACCCTCATGATGACATGCCCCCTCATCGACAGCCACGGTGCCATGGAAGGGAATTAACCGACTATATATGCGTTGAGGGGTTAGATTCTAGGGAGCTATGGCGATCTCCTGGCAACTGAAAGTCGTAAAAGAGGTTGGTGCGAAGTGGTGAAGTTGACCAGCTCATTGGACGACGCAAAGAAAACGGTGGTTTACAAAGTTAACCCCCTCCGACCCGAATGTGAGATAATCCGAGCGGCGGCGAAAGTGATTAGAGAGGGAGGAATCGTGGCTTTTCCCACCGAGACGGTTTACGGATTAGGGGTGAACGCCCTAGACCCCGAAGCGGTTAAGAAGGTTTACGAAGTCAAACGCCGTCCAGCTGACAACCCTACGATCGTCCACATCGCCGATAAAATGGAGGCGCAGCGGCTGGCGGCGGAGATCCCTGAAATAGGATACGAGTTGATG
This window contains:
- the purC gene encoding phosphoribosylaminoimidazolesuccinocarboxamide synthase is translated as MGSVKDLQVLAEPRKDRLGLGRFVFSDRYSVFDWGEMPDLIPFKGASLCLISAYFFQKMEGVCNTHYLGVVEGGRMKALDELESPTNVMEIRLVRVLRPRLRNGELDYTVFKKERSNFLIPLEIIYRNSLPPGSSVFKRIQRGEVSYRDLGLDSYPKPGCRLEKPILDVSTKLEDPDRYLTWDEAREIASLSVEEVEEVRRLTLKVNSLITAEVLKAGLFNEDGKIELAFDSNRRLMVVDAVGTPDECRFTLNGFHVSKEAAREFYRGTKWFKEVEMAKKAWGTGCQGDWRSHVRLKPPPLSPDVKRLISNLYAACANEITGRRWFDVPQLRSVVEEYGSMVKDR